One stretch of Chryseobacterium sp. LJ668 DNA includes these proteins:
- the hutH gene encoding histidine ammonia-lyase, with protein MIYGVDVLSFHDVLEICKTPNKAKLNETATAQILKSQDNVKKIVESDRCVYGINTGFGPLCDTKISADETAQLQYNLIISHAVGVGKPIDKEFSKIMMITKVHALSKGFSGVSLEVIERLILMLEKDIIPVVPEQGSVGASGDLAPLSHLVLPLLGLGQVWVGNEIFETAEILEKHNLEPLVLGPKEGLGLINGTQFILAHAIKGLEKFDYILDLADMTAAMSLEAYRGSSSPFKKELHDIRPFEGSKKVAARMLKFLKNSDNLKSHEYCDRVQDPYSMRCVPQVHGASRNAFEHLKLMAETELNSVTDNPIVLSAEESISGGNFHGQLMAMPLDYATLAAAELGNISDRRSYLLLEGKYGLPRLLTESSGLNSGFMIPQYTSAALVTENKTLCFPASADSIPTSLGQEDHVSMGSISGRKFNQVLGNLVNILAVELMFAAQGLEFRRPAKCSKIIEENFSIIRSKVDKLEDDRLIGKDILAIAELINERTFVVNF; from the coding sequence ATGATATACGGAGTAGATGTTTTGAGTTTCCATGATGTTTTGGAAATTTGTAAAACCCCAAATAAAGCAAAATTAAATGAAACTGCTACAGCGCAGATCTTAAAATCTCAGGATAATGTAAAGAAAATTGTTGAGTCTGATCGTTGTGTTTACGGTATTAATACAGGATTTGGGCCTCTTTGTGATACTAAAATTTCTGCCGACGAAACAGCACAGCTGCAGTATAATTTAATTATCTCTCACGCAGTCGGAGTTGGTAAACCGATCGATAAAGAATTTTCAAAAATCATGATGATTACGAAAGTTCATGCATTGTCTAAAGGTTTTTCAGGAGTTTCTCTGGAGGTGATTGAGAGACTGATTCTGATGCTTGAAAAAGATATCATTCCGGTTGTTCCGGAGCAGGGCTCTGTGGGTGCTTCAGGAGATTTGGCACCTTTGTCACATTTGGTTTTACCTCTTTTGGGTCTTGGTCAGGTCTGGGTTGGAAATGAAATCTTTGAAACTGCTGAAATTCTTGAAAAACACAATCTCGAACCTTTGGTTTTAGGCCCGAAAGAAGGTTTGGGATTAATCAACGGAACTCAGTTTATTCTTGCTCATGCCATTAAGGGTCTTGAGAAATTTGATTATATTTTAGACTTGGCAGATATGACTGCAGCGATGAGTTTAGAGGCATACAGAGGTTCATCAAGTCCTTTTAAAAAAGAACTTCACGATATCAGACCTTTTGAAGGAAGTAAAAAAGTAGCAGCAAGAATGCTGAAATTTTTAAAGAATTCCGATAACTTAAAATCACACGAATATTGTGACAGAGTACAGGATCCTTATTCTATGAGATGCGTTCCGCAGGTTCACGGCGCAAGCAGAAATGCATTTGAACATTTAAAACTGATGGCAGAAACAGAATTGAATTCTGTAACCGATAATCCGATTGTTTTGAGTGCTGAAGAATCGATCTCTGGAGGTAATTTCCACGGACAATTGATGGCGATGCCTTTAGACTATGCAACTTTAGCCGCGGCTGAGTTAGGAAATATTTCAGACAGAAGAAGTTATTTGCTATTAGAAGGAAAATACGGTTTACCAAGATTGTTAACCGAAAGTTCGGGACTAAATTCAGGATTTATGATTCCTCAATATACTTCTGCAGCTTTGGTTACTGAGAATAAAACGCTTTGTTTCCCAGCTTCTGCAGATTCTATCCCCACAAGTTTGGGTCAGGAAGATCACGTTTCGATGGGTAGTATTTCCGGAAGAAAATTTAATCAGGTTCTTGGTAATTTAGTGAATATTTTAGCAGTTGAATTGATGTTTGCGGCTCAAGGTTTAGAGTTCAGAAGACCTGCGAAATGTTCAAAAATTATTGAAGAAAACTTTTCAATCATCCGTTCAAAAGTTGATAAACTTGAAGATGATCGGTTGATCGGAAAAGATATCTTGGCAATTGCTGAATTGATTAATGAAAGAACATTTGTTGTAAATTTTTAA
- a CDS encoding S9 family peptidase, whose translation MKKLYTFSLLMFFLGGTAFAQTQKFTMAEAVNGMRSNLAVKNISQFAWSADNKSYIQAVKGGYLLTDLKSGKQDTLISLTQLNKNFTDKKLKGIPPLKFTSNSSAYFSFNNQMYWVEKSGSDWKVKHSAALGDNPANVKTLADNETLVYTKGNNLFINKDGKEIAVTNDTNENILNGASNVHRNEFGIDSGIFPSPNSENIAFYRMDQSMVADYPVIDWSVTPAVNTNIKYPMAGKTSHEVTLGIYNIKNASTIFLQVEGEKDQYLTAITWSPDSKFIFVGVLNRGQNHLKMNQYDAVTGNFVKTLFEETDSKYVEPQHPLLFFPNSNTDFIWQSQRTGYNHLFHYSLEKGLIAQMTKGEWLVTDILGFNEKKKEIYYVSTQDGPTERHLYRINWATFKTQRLDKAEGMHTAILSSDGSHLYDSYSNTDTPKVVNIINTATLKSTNLLTSENPLKNYDRPEIKNVNLKADDGTLLYGKIILPTDFDPNKKYPAIVYLYNGPHLQLVTNSFPASGNLWYEYMAQNGYIIFTMDGRGSSNRGMKFEQAVFRNLGTTEMNDQMQGVKYLKSLPYVDSEKLGIHGWSFGGFMTTSFMLRQPDVFKVGVAGGPVIDWSMYEIMYGERYMDSPQENPQGYAASNLLDKVQNLKGKLLMIHGAQDDVVVWQHSMKFIKSAVDNGVQLDYFVYPGHPHNVIGKDRVHLMQKVTDYFDQNLKK comes from the coding sequence ATGAAAAAATTATATACATTTTCTTTATTAATGTTTTTTTTGGGAGGGACGGCCTTTGCGCAGACTCAAAAATTTACAATGGCAGAAGCTGTCAATGGGATGAGAAGCAATTTGGCGGTAAAAAATATCTCCCAGTTTGCATGGTCGGCAGATAACAAATCATATATTCAGGCGGTGAAAGGCGGTTATCTTTTAACGGATTTAAAATCCGGCAAACAAGATACTTTAATCTCTTTAACGCAATTGAACAAAAATTTCACAGATAAAAAGCTGAAAGGTATTCCACCTTTAAAATTTACAAGTAATTCAAGTGCTTATTTTTCATTCAATAATCAAATGTATTGGGTAGAGAAATCAGGAAGCGACTGGAAGGTGAAGCATTCTGCAGCATTGGGAGATAATCCGGCTAACGTAAAAACACTCGCTGATAACGAGACTTTGGTATATACAAAAGGAAATAACTTATTCATCAACAAAGACGGAAAAGAGATTGCGGTAACAAATGATACCAATGAAAATATTCTCAACGGTGCTTCCAATGTTCACCGAAATGAGTTCGGAATAGACAGCGGAATTTTTCCTTCCCCAAACTCAGAAAATATCGCTTTTTATAGGATGGATCAGAGTATGGTTGCAGATTACCCTGTAATCGACTGGTCTGTAACTCCTGCAGTCAATACAAACATCAAATATCCGATGGCAGGTAAAACTTCCCACGAAGTAACTTTAGGGATTTATAATATAAAAAATGCCTCGACTATTTTTTTACAGGTAGAAGGTGAAAAAGACCAGTATTTAACAGCAATTACCTGGAGCCCGGATTCTAAATTTATTTTTGTCGGAGTTTTAAACAGAGGCCAGAACCATTTAAAAATGAATCAATACGATGCTGTTACAGGAAATTTTGTCAAAACTCTGTTTGAGGAAACCGACAGCAAGTATGTAGAGCCTCAACATCCTTTATTATTCTTCCCAAATTCCAATACAGATTTTATATGGCAGAGCCAGAGAACAGGTTATAATCATTTATTCCATTACAGTCTGGAAAAAGGATTGATTGCCCAGATGACGAAAGGAGAGTGGTTGGTAACTGATATTTTAGGATTTAATGAAAAGAAAAAAGAAATTTACTACGTTTCTACCCAAGATGGTCCAACAGAAAGACATCTGTACAGAATCAACTGGGCAACATTCAAAACACAGCGATTGGATAAGGCAGAAGGAATGCACACTGCAATTTTGAGCAGTGATGGAAGCCATTTGTATGACTCGTACAGTAACACAGATACGCCGAAAGTAGTCAATATAATCAATACGGCAACCCTTAAATCTACAAATCTTTTGACCTCAGAAAATCCACTGAAAAATTATGATCGTCCTGAAATTAAAAACGTTAATCTAAAAGCAGACGACGGGACTTTACTGTACGGGAAAATTATTCTTCCGACTGATTTTGATCCGAATAAAAAATATCCTGCAATTGTTTATCTCTACAATGGTCCTCATTTGCAGTTAGTAACCAATAGCTTTCCGGCTTCTGGGAACCTTTGGTATGAATATATGGCGCAAAACGGGTACATTATTTTTACAATGGATGGAAGAGGCTCGTCTAATCGGGGAATGAAATTTGAGCAGGCTGTTTTCAGAAATTTAGGAACGACAGAAATGAACGACCAGATGCAGGGTGTGAAGTATCTAAAATCACTTCCTTATGTAGATTCAGAAAAGTTGGGGATCCATGGGTGGAGTTTTGGAGGTTTTATGACGACCAGTTTTATGCTTCGTCAGCCTGATGTTTTCAAAGTAGGAGTTGCAGGCGGTCCTGTAATCGACTGGAGTATGTACGAAATCATGTATGGGGAAAGATACATGGATTCTCCGCAGGAAAATCCACAGGGGTATGCAGCATCAAACCTGTTGGATAAAGTTCAGAATCTAAAAGGGAAATTACTGATGATTCACGGTGCGCAGGATGATGTTGTAGTTTGGCAGCATTCGATGAAATTCATTAAATCTGCTGTTGATAACGGAGTACAATTAGATTATTTCGTTTATCCGGGACATCCGCACAATGTAATCGGGAAAGACAGGGTACACCTCATGCAGAAAGTGACTGACTATTTTGATCAGAATCTGAAGAAGTAA
- a CDS encoding LLM class flavin-dependent oxidoreductase, whose translation MELGIGMFGDLAFDKTTGKYRDAGIKIREILEQVKLMDEVGIDVFAMGEHHRADYAVSSPEMVLAAAASITKNIKLASGVTVLSSSEPVKVYEDFSTLDLISDGRAEIYVGRGSFIESFPLYGYSLNDYEELFDEKLELLLKINSEENVSWSGKLRAPMQNQTVYPRAKNNGVLPIWRAVGGTPQSVLSAAKLGMPLVVAIIGGMPIQFKSLIDFYKQEYVKAGHDESQMQIAVHSHTFVSEDANVIEGYFDTYKSQMDRIGKSRGWAPYTKMQYDGGKAREGALFIGNADHVADKINYMKEIFGITRFIGHMDVGDPAHDIMMKSIELFGEKVAPKVK comes from the coding sequence ATGGAATTAGGAATAGGAATGTTCGGAGACCTGGCTTTTGACAAGACTACAGGAAAATATAGAGACGCGGGAATCAAGATCCGTGAAATTCTTGAGCAGGTAAAGCTGATGGATGAGGTAGGAATTGATGTCTTCGCAATGGGTGAGCATCATCGTGCAGATTACGCTGTCTCATCACCCGAAATGGTTTTAGCAGCAGCAGCAAGCATTACAAAAAATATAAAATTAGCAAGTGGCGTAACAGTTCTCAGTTCGTCTGAGCCCGTGAAAGTTTATGAAGATTTTTCAACCTTAGATTTAATTTCTGACGGAAGAGCAGAAATATATGTAGGACGTGGAAGTTTCATTGAGTCTTTCCCTTTGTACGGATATTCTCTGAACGATTATGAAGAATTGTTTGACGAGAAATTAGAATTATTACTAAAAATAAATTCAGAAGAAAATGTTTCCTGGTCAGGAAAACTCCGTGCTCCGATGCAGAACCAGACGGTTTATCCAAGGGCAAAAAATAACGGAGTGCTTCCAATTTGGAGAGCTGTCGGCGGAACACCGCAATCGGTCTTGAGCGCTGCCAAACTAGGAATGCCTTTGGTGGTTGCCATTATTGGAGGAATGCCAATTCAGTTTAAAAGCTTAATCGATTTCTACAAACAGGAATATGTAAAAGCAGGTCATGATGAATCTCAAATGCAGATTGCCGTTCATTCACATACTTTTGTGAGTGAAGATGCAAATGTAATTGAAGGATATTTCGACACCTACAAATCTCAAATGGATAGGATAGGAAAGTCACGAGGTTGGGCACCGTATACAAAAATGCAGTATGATGGCGGAAAAGCCAGAGAAGGAGCTTTATTTATAGGGAATGCAGATCATGTTGCTGATAAAATCAATTATATGAAAGAAATTTTCGGGATTACAAGATTTATCGGTCATATGGATGTAGGAGATCCGGCTCATGATATCATGATGAAATCAATTGAATTATTTGGTGAAAAAGTGGCTCCGAAAGTTAAATAG
- the uvrC gene encoding excinuclease ABC subunit UvrC translates to MNPSLELQLKTLPSEPGVYRYYDKNGNLLYVGKAKHLKKRVLSYFNKNLLGSRIKTMVGKIYRLETTIVNSEYDALLLENNLIKEHQPFYNVMLKDDKTYPWICIKNEDFPRIFLTRTKIKDGSEYYGPYAKVRPAKILLDTIKHIYKLRTCNLNLAPSKIDDGKYKVCLEFHIKNCEGPCEGLESKEDYDEKIDAIRGIIKGDFQTAKKYLVNQMMKYAENLQYENAQIIKERLDILEDYQVKHTVVNPNIDDVDVLGMTSDETAAYVNYFKIRNGNIIQSFTTEIRKIIEESDEDILEEALIEIRQKFNSDSKEVLIPFHLTVEIPNVKLIVPKMGDKKRIVELSEKNAKEYRIEKLKQVQIVDPERHSNRIMAEMQKLLRMPVEPRHIEGFDNSNIQGTNPVSACVVFKDGKPSKADYRIFHPKTVVGPDDFKTMEEVIFRRYKRMLDEGDDLPQLILIDGGKGQLSSAIKSLKLLGLYGKITIVGIAKRLEEIFFPEDPIPLYLDKKSETLKILQRVRDEAHRFGVRHHRTRRTNSTIKSELEEIPGVGGRTIEMLLSKLKSVKRIKEANLETLEEILGKSKAKIVYEFFNQS, encoded by the coding sequence ATGAATCCTTCTTTAGAATTACAGCTCAAAACTTTACCATCAGAACCCGGCGTTTATCGTTATTATGATAAAAACGGAAACCTGCTGTATGTAGGAAAAGCTAAACATTTGAAGAAAAGGGTTCTTTCTTATTTTAATAAAAATCTGTTAGGCTCAAGAATCAAAACCATGGTCGGCAAGATTTACCGGCTGGAAACTACTATTGTCAACAGCGAGTATGATGCGCTTTTATTAGAGAATAATTTAATAAAAGAACATCAGCCTTTCTACAACGTCATGCTGAAGGATGACAAAACCTATCCATGGATTTGTATTAAAAATGAAGATTTTCCAAGAATATTTCTGACAAGAACTAAAATCAAAGACGGTTCGGAATACTACGGACCTTATGCGAAAGTACGTCCCGCAAAAATCCTTCTTGACACGATTAAACATATCTATAAGCTTAGGACCTGTAATCTTAATCTGGCTCCGAGTAAAATTGATGACGGAAAATATAAGGTCTGCCTCGAGTTTCATATTAAAAACTGTGAAGGACCTTGCGAGGGTTTAGAAAGTAAAGAAGACTATGATGAGAAAATTGATGCAATTCGTGGAATTATCAAAGGTGATTTTCAGACTGCAAAGAAATATCTGGTCAATCAAATGATGAAATATGCAGAGAATCTTCAGTATGAAAATGCGCAAATTATCAAAGAGCGGCTTGATATTCTGGAGGATTATCAGGTGAAGCATACTGTTGTCAACCCAAATATTGATGATGTAGATGTTTTGGGAATGACAAGTGACGAAACTGCAGCGTACGTTAATTATTTTAAAATCAGAAATGGAAATATCATCCAGAGTTTTACTACTGAGATCAGAAAGATCATTGAAGAAAGCGATGAAGATATTCTTGAAGAAGCTTTGATCGAAATCCGTCAGAAATTCAATTCAGACTCAAAAGAAGTTCTTATTCCGTTTCATTTGACGGTTGAAATTCCGAATGTTAAACTCATCGTTCCTAAAATGGGCGACAAAAAACGCATTGTTGAGCTTTCTGAAAAAAATGCCAAAGAATACAGAATCGAAAAACTAAAACAGGTACAGATTGTAGACCCGGAAAGGCATTCGAACAGAATCATGGCTGAAATGCAGAAACTTCTTAGGATGCCTGTGGAACCGCGTCATATTGAAGGTTTTGACAATTCCAATATTCAGGGAACCAACCCCGTTTCAGCTTGCGTTGTTTTTAAAGACGGAAAACCCAGCAAGGCAGATTACCGGATTTTTCACCCAAAAACCGTTGTAGGCCCAGATGATTTTAAAACCATGGAGGAAGTAATTTTCCGCCGTTATAAAAGAATGCTCGATGAAGGCGACGATTTACCCCAACTGATCCTGATTGACGGTGGAAAAGGGCAGCTCTCTTCAGCAATAAAAAGTTTAAAACTACTCGGATTATACGGTAAAATTACCATTGTAGGAATTGCCAAAAGACTGGAAGAAATTTTCTTTCCGGAAGATCCAATCCCTTTATATCTGGATAAAAAATCTGAAACCTTAAAAATTCTGCAAAGGGTACGTGACGAGGCCCACCGTTTCGGAGTAAGACATCATAGAACAAGACGAACCAATTCTACCATAAAATCTGAGCTTGAAGAAATTCCTGGTGTTGGTGGAAGAACGATAGAAATGCTTTTATCTAAATTAAAATCGGTTAAAAGAATCAAAGAAGCCAATCTTGAAACCTTGGAAGAGATTCTTGGAAAAAGCAAAGCCAAAATAGTGTATGAATTTTTTAATCAATCTTAA
- a CDS encoding YceI family protein yields the protein MATKWNLDPAHSEITFKVKHMMISNIKGNFTNFTAEIEAEDDTFANAKTTATIQTDSISTHNTDRDNHLKSAEFFNVEANPTITFESDALNNSVTGNLTVNGITKPITLDVDFGGINVDPWGNTKAGFSFEGKINRKEFGLNWNAALEAGGVMVGEDVKIAGELQFVKQA from the coding sequence ATGGCTACAAAATGGAATTTAGACCCAGCTCACAGTGAAATTACTTTTAAAGTAAAACACATGATGATCTCCAACATCAAAGGTAACTTCACCAACTTCACTGCAGAAATAGAGGCTGAAGACGATACTTTTGCCAACGCAAAAACAACAGCTACCATTCAGACAGATTCTATCTCTACGCATAATACAGACAGAGATAACCATCTGAAATCTGCAGAATTTTTTAACGTAGAAGCTAATCCTACCATTACATTTGAATCTGATGCATTAAATAATTCAGTAACTGGAAATCTTACCGTTAACGGCATTACAAAACCAATCACTCTCGATGTAGATTTCGGAGGAATCAATGTAGATCCTTGGGGAAATACAAAAGCAGGTTTTTCTTTTGAAGGAAAGATCAACAGAAAAGAATTCGGATTGAACTGGAATGCAGCTCTTGAAGCAGGAGGTGTAATGGTAGGTGAAGATGTGAAGATTGCAGGTGAACTGCAGTTTGTAAAGCAAGCATAG
- the ygiD gene encoding 4,5-DOPA-extradiol-dioxygenase, producing the protein MQLNDLQNISDQFKNTQKMPVLFLGHGSPMNAIEENQFVQGFRNVAKEIPKPNAILCISAHWFTRGTKVTAMDMPKTIHDFGGFPQALFDVEYPAPGNPALAKETAELLAPVFVEEDHNWGLDHGAWSVIRHMYPNADIPVIQMSIDYTKASQYHFDLAKKLEKLREKGILIIGSGNIVHNLRMVDWKNINTVGAGWDWAVEAREKTNNWLLDGDFQNLIDYQKQGLSLQYAIPTPDHYLPLIYSLGLKEKSEDLILFNDDLIAGSLSMTSVKIG; encoded by the coding sequence ATGCAACTCAACGACTTACAAAATATCAGTGATCAGTTTAAAAACACTCAGAAAATGCCCGTTCTTTTTCTTGGTCACGGTTCGCCCATGAATGCAATTGAAGAAAATCAATTTGTTCAGGGTTTTAGGAATGTGGCAAAAGAAATTCCGAAACCTAATGCAATTCTGTGTATTTCTGCCCACTGGTTTACTCGAGGAACGAAAGTTACTGCGATGGATATGCCCAAAACGATTCACGATTTTGGAGGTTTTCCGCAGGCTTTGTTTGATGTAGAATATCCGGCTCCTGGAAATCCCGCGCTGGCAAAAGAAACGGCGGAACTTTTAGCTCCTGTTTTCGTTGAAGAAGATCACAACTGGGGTTTAGATCACGGCGCATGGTCTGTAATCAGACACATGTATCCTAATGCCGATATTCCGGTCATCCAAATGAGCATCGATTATACAAAAGCGTCGCAGTATCACTTTGATTTGGCTAAAAAATTGGAAAAACTGAGAGAAAAGGGAATTCTGATTATCGGAAGCGGAAACATCGTTCATAATTTAAGAATGGTCGACTGGAAAAACATCAATACTGTTGGGGCTGGCTGGGATTGGGCAGTTGAGGCAAGAGAGAAAACCAACAACTGGCTTTTAGACGGAGATTTTCAAAATCTAATTGATTATCAAAAACAAGGACTTTCGTTGCAGTATGCGATTCCAACCCCCGATCATTATCTGCCACTCATCTATTCTTTAGGCTTAAAAGAAAAGTCTGAAGACCTTATTTTGTTTAATGATGATTTAATTGCAGGATCATTGAGTATGACGAGTGTAAAGATTGGCTAA